The nucleotide sequence AACTTCGCCGGAAGGATCAACCGGCCTTTGTCGTCCAGGCGCGGAGTGTGGGTGCCGAGGAACATCGGCCCAACCCCCTCGCCCTGAGCGGCGTTCGCGGCGCCGCTGACCCCCCGGGCCGGTGCGGCCCTCCCGGCCTCACCATCGCGCCCCACTCTACTCCACTTCCCTCCACCCGCAACCAGAAACGCCCGCGTGGCGTGGCGTTTGCGCGCGCAAAACCGCACGTCAACGCGGGTGGGGCGGAGTGGAGGGGCGTGGCGCGCCCCCACCGGGGTCCGCTTCCCGACATTGATCGACTCCGTCCGGCGGAACGCGCGCTGGCCGTCCGCCGCACCTCCCCAGCCGAACGGATCGCCGTCGGCGGCGATCTGGGGGGCACGGTGGTCCGGTAACCTCGCTCGGGTGACGGACGCGAAGATGCCCCTGCGGGCAAAGGTGGCCAGCTCCGTGTCGCGGACCGCCGCGGCGCTGTCGCGGGCCGCGGGCCGCGGCGACGGCTCGGTCATCGGCGGCTGGATCGGCCTCAAGATCGACCCGGACCTGCTCGCCCACCTCTCGGCCGGGCGGGCCATCGCCCTGGTGTCCGGCACCAACGGCAAGACCACCACCACCCGGCTCACCACGGCCGCCGTCGGCGTGCTCGGCCGGGTCGCCACGAACTCCTTCGGCGCCAACATGCCCACCGGGCACACCTCGGCGCTGGCCAAGGCCGGCAGCACCCCCTACGCGGTGCTGGAGGTGGACGAGCACTACCTCGCCCAGGTGCTCGAGGCCACCGAGCCGCACGTGGTGGCGCTGCTCAACCTCTCCCGCGACCAGCTCGACCGGGCCAAGGAGGTCGCCATGATGGCGCAGCTCTGGCGCGCCGCGCTGGTCCGGCACCCCGACGTGCGGGTGGTCGCCAACGCCGACGACCCGATGGTGGTCTGGGCGGCCACCCCGCCGGCCGACCCGGCCCAGGGCCACATCCCGCCGCACGTCACCTGGTTCAGCGCCGGCCAGCGCTGGCACGACGACTCCTGGGTCTGCCCCGAGTGCGGCTCCACCATCCAGCGCTCCGGCGAGCAGTGGTGGTGCACCGGCTGCCCGCTGCGCCGCCCGCAGCCGCAGTGGACGGTCGAGGACGACGGCGTGCTCGACCCCACCGGCGCCTGGCACAAGGTGCAGCTCCAGCTCCCCGGCAAGGTCAACCTCGGCAACGCGGCCACCGCCCTGGCGGTCGCCGCCGAGTTCGGGGTACGCCCCGTGGACGCGGTCTCCCGGCTCGGGGTGGTCACCTCGGTGGCCGGCCGCTACGCCCAGGTCGACCGGGACGGGCGCAACATCCGGCTGCTGCTGGCCAAGAACCCGGCCAGCTGGCTGGAGGCGTTCGACATGGCCGACGTCGCGCCCACACTGCTCTCCATCAACGCGCGCGACCCCGACGGGCTGGACACCTCCTGGCTCTTCGACGTCGACTTCTCCCCGCTGGCCGGCCGGCAGGTGCTGATCACCGGCGACCGGGCCTACGACCTGGCCGTACGCCTCGACGTCAACGGGGTGCCGTTCCAGCACGTGCGGACCTTCGACGACGCGGTCCGCGCGGTGCCGCCGGGCCGGCTCGAGGTCATCGCCAACTACACCGCCTTCCAGGACATCCGAGCGGAGCTGGACCGTGTCAACTGAGAGCCTGCGCATCGTCTGGATCTATCCCGACCTGCTGTCGACCTACGGCGACCGGGGCAACGCGCTGATCCTGGCCCGCCGGGCCCAGCTGCGCGGCATGCCGGTCGAGGTGCTGGAGGTCCGCTCCGACCAGCGGCTGCCCGCCACCGCCGACATCTACCTGATCGGCGGCGGCGAGGACGGCCCCCAGGCGTTGGGCGCGCAGCGGCTCATCGCCGACGGCGGCCTGCACCGGGCGGTGTCCCAGGGCTCGGTGGTGTTCGGGGTCTGCGCCGGCTACCAGCTGCTCGGCACCTCGTTCTTCGCCAAGGGCACCCGGTGCACCGGCCTGGAACTGCTGGACATCTCCTCCGACCGAGGTCCCACCCGGGCGGTCGGCGAGCTGGCCGGCGAGGTCGACCCGCGGCTGGGCATCCCGTACCTGACCGGGTTCGAGAACCACGGCGGGCGGACCCACCTCGGGCCCGGCGTGTCGCCGCTGGCCCGGGTGACGGCCGGGGTCGGCAACGACGGGACCACCGAGGGCGCCTGGCGCGGCAAGCTGCTCGGCACCTATTCGCACGGCCCGGCGCTGGCCCGCAATCCCGCCCTGGCCGACCTGCTGCTGCGCTGGGCGACCGGCGTGCACCAGCTCCCCCCGCTCGACGACACGTGGGCCGACCGGCTCCGGTCCGAGCGCCGCACCGCGGTGGCGGACGCCGCGAGGGCATGACCGGCGCCGCCCGGCCGTGGCGGCGACGATCCCGCCGGTTCGCCCGGCTGCTCCGGCAGCCGTCGGCGCGCCGGTTCGCGCTGCTGCTCCTGCTGCTCGCCGGGTTCGGCGTCGCGCTGCTGCTGGTCCCCCGCCCGGACCCGGGCGACCTGCCCCGGCTGGCCGACTCGCTCGGCGGGTACGCGCCGGTCGCCGCCGTGGTGGGCGGCGCGCTGCTGCTCGTGGCGCTGGTCCCGCGTACCTTCGTCACGCTGGCCGCCGGGGCGATCTTCGGTCCGGTGCAGGGCGCCGCCTACGCCCTCGGCGCGGCGCTGCTCGCGGCGGCGCTCGGCTTCGCGGTCGGCCGCCTGCTGGGCCGGCAGTTCGTCGCCGAACGGGTCCGCGGCCGGCTGGCCCGCCTGGACGGCTGGTTCGCCCGGCAGAGCGTGTTCGGCGTGATGACCGTCCGGCTGCTGCCGATCGCCGGGTTCGGGCTGGTCAGCTACGGCTACGGCACCACCGGGGCGCGGGTGCTGCCGTTCCTGGCCGGCAGCGTGATCGCCGCGGCCCCCACCGCGATCGGCTACGCGGCCATCGGCGCGGCGGTCAGCTCCCCCGACTCCATCAACTGGTACGCCGCGGCCCCGGCCAGCCTCGGCCTGATCGCCAGCGCGCTCATCATCCACCGCTGGTGGCGGGCGGAGCGCCACCGCCGGCTGGGCCCGAGCTGAGGTGACCGACCTGTCGCCGAAGAACACCGTCTACCGGGACTCGCCGGCGGGGCCCTGCTGGTGGCGTTCCTGGACTGGGACCTGGCCGGGCCGGGCCGGCGGATCGAGGACGTGGCGTTCGCCGGCTGGCACTGGAGCGCGCTGGGCGGCGAGGCCGACCCGGCCGAACTGGCACGGCGCTGCCGGCTGCTGTGCGACGCCTACGAGGTGGCGGCCCCCGGGGTGTCCCTGCCGCGCGGCGACCTGGTCGCCGTCATGCTCGACCAGCTCGACGGCACCTGGCGGGGCATCGA is from Micromonospora terminaliae and encodes:
- a CDS encoding MurT ligase domain-containing protein; translated protein: MPLRAKVASSVSRTAAALSRAAGRGDGSVIGGWIGLKIDPDLLAHLSAGRAIALVSGTNGKTTTTRLTTAAVGVLGRVATNSFGANMPTGHTSALAKAGSTPYAVLEVDEHYLAQVLEATEPHVVALLNLSRDQLDRAKEVAMMAQLWRAALVRHPDVRVVANADDPMVVWAATPPADPAQGHIPPHVTWFSAGQRWHDDSWVCPECGSTIQRSGEQWWCTGCPLRRPQPQWTVEDDGVLDPTGAWHKVQLQLPGKVNLGNAATALAVAAEFGVRPVDAVSRLGVVTSVAGRYAQVDRDGRNIRLLLAKNPASWLEAFDMADVAPTLLSINARDPDGLDTSWLFDVDFSPLAGRQVLITGDRAYDLAVRLDVNGVPFQHVRTFDDAVRAVPPGRLEVIANYTAFQDIRAELDRVN
- a CDS encoding type 1 glutamine amidotransferase, whose translation is MSTESLRIVWIYPDLLSTYGDRGNALILARRAQLRGMPVEVLEVRSDQRLPATADIYLIGGGEDGPQALGAQRLIADGGLHRAVSQGSVVFGVCAGYQLLGTSFFAKGTRCTGLELLDISSDRGPTRAVGELAGEVDPRLGIPYLTGFENHGGRTHLGPGVSPLARVTAGVGNDGTTEGAWRGKLLGTYSHGPALARNPALADLLLRWATGVHQLPPLDDTWADRLRSERRTAVADAARA
- a CDS encoding TVP38/TMEM64 family protein, with translation MTGAARPWRRRSRRFARLLRQPSARRFALLLLLLAGFGVALLLVPRPDPGDLPRLADSLGGYAPVAAVVGGALLLVALVPRTFVTLAAGAIFGPVQGAAYALGAALLAAALGFAVGRLLGRQFVAERVRGRLARLDGWFARQSVFGVMTVRLLPIAGFGLVSYGYGTTGARVLPFLAGSVIAAAPTAIGYAAIGAAVSSPDSINWYAAAPASLGLIASALIIHRWWRAERHRRLGPS